Below is a genomic region from Burkholderia pseudomultivorans.
GACAGGAGTCCAGCTGTGCGATTCTCCCTGCGCTCGTCGCTCGGCCGCCTTGCGCGCGCCGCCGTGTTCCCCGCCGCGCTCGCCGTCCTCGCGTTCGGCATGCAGAGCGCCGGCGCGCAGATGCCGCCCGGCGCCAAGCAGCCGAGCGAATTCCCGCGCGTCAAGCTGCGCGCCGGCATGTACGTGATCGACGCGGCCGTCGCCGCGAACGACGCCGACCGCGAACAGGGGCTGATGTACCGCTCGCAGCTCGCGCCGAACGAAGGCATGCTGTTCGTGTTCAACGAAAATGCGGTGCACTGCTTCTGGATGAAGAACACGCTGATCCCGCTGTCAATCGCGTTCATCCGCGCGGACGGCACCATCACCGACATCGCCGAGATGCAGGCCGAGACGACCGACAACCACTGCCCGCGCAACAACGGCGTCTATGCGCTCGAAATGAGCAAGGGCTGGTTCGCCGCGAAGGGCATCAAGCCCGGCATGAAGCTCGACGGGCTGCCGAAGCTCCAGTAACGGCCGCCGCCGCGGCGCACGCGCCGCGACGCCCCGCCCGGCCGGCCGCCTGCGCGCGCCGGCTTTTTTTTCGTGCGCCGGCGGCGGCCGGCTTGATTCCGCCGACACGGCCCGCATCTGCAAAAGCCACGCGCAAGCGCTATGCTTGAAGTCTCGCTTGTTCCAGCCCGGGCCGGCCCAGCCGGCCCGCTTACGATCCGAACCACCAGGAGGTTCACGTGCCCCGCAAAACCCCCATCGAGCGCTATCGCAACATCGGGATCAGCGCTCACATCGATGCCGGCAAGACCACGACGACCGAGCGCATCCTGTTTTACACCGGCGTGAGCCACAAGATCGGTGAAGTGCACGACGGCGCGGCCACGATGGACTGGATGGAGCAGGAGCAGGAACGCGGCATCACGATCACGTCGGCGGCGACCACGGCCTTCTGGAAAGGCATGGCCGGCAATTATCCGGAACACCGCATCAACATCATCGACACCCCCGGGCACGTCGACTTCACGATCGAGGTCGAGCGCTCGATGCGCGTGCTCGACGGCGCGTGCATGGTCTACGACTCGGTCGGTGGCGTGCAGCCGCAGTCCGAAACCGTGTGGCGCCAGGCGAACAAGTACAAGGTGCCGCGCATCGCGTTCGTCAACAAGATGGACCGCATCGGCGCGGACTTCTTCCGCGTGCAGCGGCAGATCGGCGAGCGGCTGAAGGGCGTCGCGGTGCCGATCCAGATTCCGATCGGCGCGGAAGAGCATTTCCAGGGCGTCGTCGACCTCGTCAAGATGAAGGCGATCGTCTGGGACGACGAAAGCCAGGGCGTGAAATTCACGTACGAGGACATCCCCGCGAACCTCGTCGATCTCGCGCACGAGTGGCGCGAGAAGATGGTCGAGGCGGCCGCCGAGGCGAGCGAGGAACTGCTCGAGAAGTATCTGCACGACCACGAATCGCTGACCGAGGACGAGATCAAGGCCGCGCTGCGCCAGCGCACGATCGCCAACGAGATCGTGCCGATGCTGTGCGGCAGCGCGTTCAAGAACAAGGGCGTGCAGGCGATGCTCGACGCGGTGATCGACTACCTGCCGTCGCCCGTCGACGTGCCCGCGATCCTCGGCCACGACTTCCACGATCCGGAAAAGCCGGCGGAACGTCATCCGAGCGACGACGAGCCGTTCTCGTCGCTCGCGTTCAAGATCATGACCGACCCGTTCGTCGGCCAGCTGATCTTCTTCCGCGTGTATTCGGGCGTCGTCGAATCGGGCGACACGGTGCTCAACGCGACCAAGGACAAGAAGGAGCGGCTCGGCCGGATCCTGCAGATGCACGCCAACGAGCGCAAGGAAATCAAGGAGGTGCGCGCGGGCGACATCGCGGCGGCCGTCGGCCTGAAGGAAGCGACCACGGGCGACACGCTGTGCGACCCGGCGAAGCCGATCATCCTCGAGAAGATGGAATTCCCGGAGCCGGTGATCTCGCAGGCCGTCGAGCCGAAGACCAAGGCCGACCAGGAAAAGATGGGCCTCGCGCTGAACCGTCTCGCGCAGGAAGACCCGTCGTTCCGCGTGCAGACCGACGAGGAATCCGGCCAGACCATCATTTCGGGGATGGGCGAGCTGCACCTCGAAATCCTGGTCGACCGGATGAAGCGCGAATTCGGCGTGGAAGCGACCGTCGGCAAGCCGCAGGTCGCATATCGCGAGACGGTGCGTACGACGGCCACCGACGTCGAGGGCAAGTTCGTCAAGCAGTCGGGCGGGCGCGGCCAGTACGGTCACGCGGTGATCACGCTCGAGCCGAACCCGGGCAAGGGCTACGAGTTCCTCGACGAGATCAAGGGCGGCGTGATTCCGCGCGAATTCATCCCGGCGGTCAACAAGGGCATCGAGGAAACGCTGAAGAGCGGCGTGCTCGCGGGCTATCCGGTCGTCGACGTGAAGGTGCACCTGACGTTCGGCTCGTACCACGACGTCGACTCGAACGAAAACGCGTTCCGCATGGCCGGCTCGATGGCCTTCAAGGAAGCGATGCGCAAGGCGAAGCCGGTGCTGCTCGAACCGATGATGGCCGTCGAGGTCGAGACGCCCGAGGACTTCATGGGCAACGTGATGGGCGACCTGTCGAGCCGGCGCGGCATCGTGCAGGGGATGGAGGACATCGCGGGCGGCGGCGGCAAGCTGGTGCGCGCCGAAGTGCCGCTCGCCGAGATGTTCGGCTACTCGACGTCGCTGCGCTCGGCCACGCAGGGCCGCGCGACCTACACGATGGAGTTCAAGCAGTACGCGGAAACGCCGGCGAACGTGTCGGAAGCGGTGATCAACGCGAAGCCGAAGTAAGCCGCCCGCCGCGCAGTGCACGAAGCCCGTCCGGTTCCGGACGGGCTTTTTTTCGTCGCGCCGACGAGCGGACTGCATTTTCGATCGGCACGCCGCGCATTTTTTTCACGTGCCACAATATTTCGCGATTCGTCCGATGGAACCGTCCCGATGCCGTCCGCCTCCCCTGCCCTGCGCCGCCTGCTGTTGCTCTATGCCGGTCTGATCGCCGCGAACGCGGCCGTGTGGCTGTGGGCGCTGGCGGTATTGCGCGACCATCCGCTGCTGCTCGGCACCGCGGCGATCGCCTACGGGCTCGGGCTGCGCCACGCGGTCGACGCGGATCACATCGCGGCGATCGACGTCGCGACGCGCAAGCTGATGCAGGACGGCCGGCGCCCGCTGACGGTCGGCCTGTGCTTCTCGCTCGGCCATTCGACGATCGTGCTCGGCGCGACGCTCGGCATCGCGCTGACCGCGTTCGCGCTGCGCGATCGCTTCGACGCGTTCCGCGAGATCGGCGGCACGGTCGGCACCGCGGTGTCGGCCACCTTCCTGCTCGTGCTCGCGTGCGCGAACCTGATGATCCTGCGCGATCTGTGGCGCCGCTATCGCAGCGGCGCGCCGGAGCGCCACGCGCACGACGCCGTGCATGCGCATCGCCCGGCGGGCCTCGTTGCGCGGCTGCTGCGTCCGCTGTTCAGGCTCGTGTCGAAGAGCTGGCACATGTATCCGGTCGGCGTGCTGTTCGGGCTCGGCTTCGATACCGCGACCGAAATCGGGCTGCTCGCGATCGCCGCCGCGCAGGCGAGCCAAGGGCTGCCGATCTATACGGTGATGCTGTTTCCCGCGCTGTTTACGGCCGGCATGACGCTGATCGATTCGACCGACAACGTGCTGATGATTCATGCGTACGGGTGGGCAATGGACGATCCGCAGCGCAAGTTGCTGTACAACGCGAGCATCACGTTCGTGTCGGCGGCCGTCGCGCTCGCGATCGGCGGGATCGAAGCAGCCGGCCTGCTCGCCGACAAGCTGTCGCTGACGGGCCCCGTGCGCGACGCGCTCGATGCGATCGGCGACCGCTTCGGCGCGATCGGCTACGGGATCGTCGCTCTGTTCATCGTCTGCTGGATCGCGTCGATCCTGTTCCATCGCTGGCAGCGGGCGGCCGACGCGCCGGCGCGCTG
It encodes:
- the fusA gene encoding elongation factor G; the encoded protein is MPRKTPIERYRNIGISAHIDAGKTTTTERILFYTGVSHKIGEVHDGAATMDWMEQEQERGITITSAATTAFWKGMAGNYPEHRINIIDTPGHVDFTIEVERSMRVLDGACMVYDSVGGVQPQSETVWRQANKYKVPRIAFVNKMDRIGADFFRVQRQIGERLKGVAVPIQIPIGAEEHFQGVVDLVKMKAIVWDDESQGVKFTYEDIPANLVDLAHEWREKMVEAAAEASEELLEKYLHDHESLTEDEIKAALRQRTIANEIVPMLCGSAFKNKGVQAMLDAVIDYLPSPVDVPAILGHDFHDPEKPAERHPSDDEPFSSLAFKIMTDPFVGQLIFFRVYSGVVESGDTVLNATKDKKERLGRILQMHANERKEIKEVRAGDIAAAVGLKEATTGDTLCDPAKPIILEKMEFPEPVISQAVEPKTKADQEKMGLALNRLAQEDPSFRVQTDEESGQTIISGMGELHLEILVDRMKREFGVEATVGKPQVAYRETVRTTATDVEGKFVKQSGGRGQYGHAVITLEPNPGKGYEFLDEIKGGVIPREFIPAVNKGIEETLKSGVLAGYPVVDVKVHLTFGSYHDVDSNENAFRMAGSMAFKEAMRKAKPVLLEPMMAVEVETPEDFMGNVMGDLSSRRGIVQGMEDIAGGGGKLVRAEVPLAEMFGYSTSLRSATQGRATYTMEFKQYAETPANVSEAVINAKPK
- a CDS encoding DUF192 domain-containing protein; this encodes MRFSLRSSLGRLARAAVFPAALAVLAFGMQSAGAQMPPGAKQPSEFPRVKLRAGMYVIDAAVAANDADREQGLMYRSQLAPNEGMLFVFNENAVHCFWMKNTLIPLSIAFIRADGTITDIAEMQAETTDNHCPRNNGVYALEMSKGWFAAKGIKPGMKLDGLPKLQ
- a CDS encoding HoxN/HupN/NixA family nickel/cobalt transporter — encoded protein: MPSASPALRRLLLLYAGLIAANAAVWLWALAVLRDHPLLLGTAAIAYGLGLRHAVDADHIAAIDVATRKLMQDGRRPLTVGLCFSLGHSTIVLGATLGIALTAFALRDRFDAFREIGGTVGTAVSATFLLVLACANLMILRDLWRRYRSGAPERHAHDAVHAHRPAGLVARLLRPLFRLVSKSWHMYPVGVLFGLGFDTATEIGLLAIAAAQASQGLPIYTVMLFPALFTAGMTLIDSTDNVLMIHAYGWAMDDPQRKLLYNASITFVSAAVALAIGGIEAAGLLADKLSLTGPVRDALDAIGDRFGAIGYGIVALFIVCWIASILFHRWQRAADAPAR